The Acidithiobacillus thiooxidans ATCC 19377 DNA window GAATGCAACACTACACTAGAAACCTTGCGTCCAGTTTTTGAACTGACAGTGTTTAACCGTTTGTCCCTGTATTTTGCAATCAAGTCTGGCGTCAATTGCGACAGTGCATATTTCCCTAAGCTGGATTTTTTGAGAATACGGATCACAGATTCCGCTCATTGACGGCTCTTTTTCAAAGGCAGTATTTCACGGGAGTAGCGATCCAGTAAATCGGCAAGGATGGTTGAGTCCGCCAGTCCACGATCCCGCCAGATCCCGCGCATCATTTCAGATTCTGTAACGGCTGCCCATTCTTTGGCTTCAGCTTTGGTTCTGAATGTCTTGACCTGGAGTGGAAATCCCTTGCGTTTGATCTGCGCTTGCCAGCCGATGGTGAAACCGTCCTGGTCTTCGCGTGAGCGGATGGTAGCCATATTTGCCACATCAGTTTGTAACCTAAGTATGGCGTCAGGGTATTGTTTTATATGGTGCCCCGAGCGCGAATCGAACGCGCGACCTACCGCTTAGGAGGGGTAAGACGTACCAATAACGGCAACACAAGGGAAGGCACAGGATAAGTAAAAACAGTATATTACGCGCTTGCGCTGTTTCCGGTTGCTTCCTGAGATTGCCCCTTTTTCGCCCCTGAGTGTCCCGCCAGTGTCCCACGGGACAATCCACGCTGCCAGCGCCAGCACCCCATAACGACGCGCACGCGCACGCATGAGCTTCCACTCTTTAGGGCCCCCAAAAATTCAGGGGCAGGGGATTGACAGGGGCATTCATGGGGTTGGTTCGATAATATGCCCGTTTTCCGCTTTTAGGTCAGCAGCCCATGACAGGCACGCGCGTTTATAGCTCCGTAAAAATACAGACGCTCAGGAAGGGGTCATATCTGCCGTGTAGCGCACGCAATCGGTGCGGGTGGTGCATGGGTGGCTCAGGCACAAAAAACCCCGCCAGAGAGGGCAGGGCGATTGCTCAGGACTTCCGGCGGCTTCCGGGTGGCTGTGGTGGTGGCGCTGGGGTCCGGGCTTGTCGTTCCGCCTCAATCTCGGCGGGTGAGCGGGCAAACAATCGCGCCCAAGCATCAGCATACCCACGCGGCACGGCTGCCAATGGGCGCGGCGGTGTAAAGCCTTTCCGCTTGGCCTCCTGTGCAAGCTGCTCCTGCAAATCCTCGGCGGTGGTGCCAAGGTCAGCGGCAAAATGGCTAAACTTGGTCATGGCGTACCTCCTCAACGATACGCGGGTCAACGATGGTGCGCCTGATTTCGACAATGGGGTCATGGGTAACGTGGGCATCCAGCGAGATTTCAGACGGTAGTATCCGGCCCAGCAGAGACATAAACGCCCGTGGGTCTGCTTTGGCTTGCGCGACAAGCCATGTTTGCCCGCCCAAGTCATCCAAAGCGCCCAAAATCATAGCCTTAACGCCCGCATTTATTCGGTTCGGGCTGCCCGCAGGTCTGCCGAGTCCGGCCCGACCCCGCGTATTTTGGCCTATTTTATCGCTCATGCTTCACCCCCTAACGATTCACGAATGACGGTGCAGGCATCCGACAAGGCCAGCTCGCACAAGCTGCCCGGTGCCGTGAATACCCCCGGCGCGATATGGTGCAGGTCCAGAACGGCACGCCACGGCTTCCGGCTTTGCCTGTAGAACAATGCGGGCTTGCGGCTGAGGTCATCGGCCTGCCGCTGGGTCTGGCTCCACCATGACGCAAGGCTGAGGGCTTCGCAGCGTTTGCACTCGATAGCCCAGCCCGGCACGTCCAGAGCATCAGCACCCCCGCCCCGCGTCTGGGTGAGATTGCGCGTCACGGTGACGCCTAACTGCTCGGTCAGCAGGGCGAATAATTCACGCTCGCCCCGGCTGCCCTTGTTTCTCTGTGACGCGCTCATTCCGTCACCTCGAACGGCACGCGGCCAACTTCGCGCCCTTCTGTATCCTCCGCCACCAGTTCGGACGTGTCAGGGTCAAAGGCGATATGTAGAGACTCGCCCCCGCAGGTGGTAAGGGTGGCCTGCTCTAAGTGCGGCAATGCCCGGAAAAATGATACTGACCGGCGCAGCGCGGTTTGTGGGTTCCATCGTTCGTCTGTCATGTCTCGTTTCCTTCATAGCTGTGGCACGTCCTCGGTGCCATCGGGTAGCAGGCTTTATAACCAGAGCCACCAGACGGCGGCCCGGCTCCGGTGACTCCGCAGCGGCCTACCCCTTGGGCTGGGTTGATGGTATCGGGAAGGAAGTGACTACATGCCCCGCAATGGGCCATATCTTGCTCAGGATGCACGCAAGCGGCGGGGGCGGCATCAGTGGCGCTCCGACCGGCTGGCGCTGATTCTGCCGCCAATATGGATACAAGCGCGGCGCGATGTTCCCGGATGCGCTGGCGTAGTTCATCGGTCAGCATGTCAGCAGGTGACACCCTCAGACGTGAACCCTCGGCGGTGAGGGCGAACCCTGCCGCCTTGAGTTCCGCCAGAATGGAAGATGCCGCCATAGGTGAGGGGTTAGAAGTCTTCATAATTTTCCCCTTCATCGTTCCCCACGGCGTCCTGTTTCCGGTAACGGGGCGGTAACGTAACGGCGGGGTCTATAGACCCCCCCGGACCGGACGTTACCAGTGAGCCGGGGTAACGTTTGTTACCGACCGTTACCGGACCGTTACCCGTTACTTTTACGGTACTTCCTTGAATTTCAACAAGTCCTAGCTTTATGAGGGACGTTTTAGCGTCATAAAACCTTTGCTTATTAAGGCCCGCACCCTCCCGCCACTCAGTAGTCGTTACCTTGGCGGATTCTGGGTCGTTACCGGCCTGCTCAAGATTAGCGCGGCGGTTGGCGTACATTTCCCGCAGGACGCCAAGGCATAACGTCTGATTTTTGCCTATGGCCTCATCCTGCCCCGGTGCATCGCACGGCTCCAGCACGGCGCTATAAACGCGCTCCCCATCTTCATCGTTCCAGCCCGTATCCACCCCCGCCAGTTGGAAGGTAAGGGGCTTGAACCCTTCCGACTCTTTGGATTTGGTCGATGCCAGAGTAATAACCTGCCCGTCTTTGGTGGCGGATAGTTCGGTATCCAATGCCGCCTTGATTGCAGAGGAACCCCGCGCACGGTCTTGATTGTGTCCGGCATGGTGGACCAGTATCACGGCGCACCCGTAACGCTCCCGGATGGCATCGCAGGCTTTTATGAGTTCGCCCATGTCTCGACTTGAGTTTTCATCAAGGCCCGCAGCGGCACGGGCAAGGGTGTCAATCCAGACTGAGGACGGTTTGCCTGTTCCAGCGTCCGCTATGGCGGCGGCGATTTCCTCCACGGCCTCAGCTTCACCCATCGGAACCATGCGAGAGGACACATAAAGCGGCGCGTCCTGTAGTCGTGCATCTGGGTTGCTGAGCTGCCACGCCCGCAGGCGGCGAGATACACCCCCGCCACCTTCGCCCAGAATGTAGACGGACGGCCCTTGGGCGACTCGGTGGCCGTGCCAGTCCGACCCGCAAGCGATGGATGCCGCCATGCTGAGAGCGATAAAGCTTTTTCCGGCCCCCGGCTGACCGTACAACATCGCCAGAGTGTCGGCCTCGACAATGCCGCGTATCAGCCAACGGACGGCGGGCGGATTGGTCAGCAAATCCCGGACGTGCCGCAAAAGGGGCGGACGTGCTGGCTGTGGCTCCGGCAATTCATCAGCACCAGCAGACGGACCCGCAGCAGGCACAACAGACAGGCGCGGTGTTGGCTGTTCAACGAGTTCGTCGTATGCGTCCAGTGGTGGCAGGTCGTCCGGCTCAGTGAGTCCGCGCAGGATGGGGAAGTCTCGTAAATCGCTCATGAGGCCACCCCCTGCCGCCATATTTGCAGGTCGTTAAAGTCATTCACCCATGCCGGTGCGTCGTCTGGGAGGTGAGGCCATATCCATTTGGCACGGGAGGCGACAGCGGCGGCTTTGGCTTTTGTCATTCCAATTTCGCCAAGGTCGGCGCATATCACAATATCCAGTGCAGGGAATCGGCGGCGTGCCTCGACTGCCACGGCCTGCATATTTCCGCAGTCCAAAGCAGCCAGAACCACGGCCCCCGGCGACAGTGCCGACAAGGTCTGACCAGTGGCCCAGCCTTCGCATATCAGCAAGCGGGAATCGGGTGAAGGCATCCCGGTTACAGGGATATAATGCCCAGCCTTTGCCATG harbors:
- a CDS encoding putative PDDEXK endonuclease, which translates into the protein MSASQRNKGSRGERELFALLTEQLGVTVTRNLTQTRGGGADALDVPGWAIECKRCEALSLASWWSQTQRQADDLSRKPALFYRQSRKPWRAVLDLHHIAPGVFTAPGSLCELALSDACTVIRESLGGEA
- a CDS encoding AAA family ATPase produces the protein MSDLRDFPILRGLTEPDDLPPLDAYDELVEQPTPRLSVVPAAGPSAGADELPEPQPARPPLLRHVRDLLTNPPAVRWLIRGIVEADTLAMLYGQPGAGKSFIALSMAASIACGSDWHGHRVAQGPSVYILGEGGGGVSRRLRAWQLSNPDARLQDAPLYVSSRMVPMGEAEAVEEIAAAIADAGTGKPSSVWIDTLARAAAGLDENSSRDMGELIKACDAIRERYGCAVILVHHAGHNQDRARGSSAIKAALDTELSATKDGQVITLASTKSKESEGFKPLTFQLAGVDTGWNDEDGERVYSAVLEPCDAPGQDEAIGKNQTLCLGVLREMYANRRANLEQAGNDPESAKVTTTEWREGAGLNKQRFYDAKTSLIKLGLVEIQGSTVKVTGNGPVTVGNKRYPGSLVTSGPGGSIDPAVTLPPRYRKQDAVGNDEGENYEDF